In the Paenibacillus sp. FSL H7-0357 genome, one interval contains:
- a CDS encoding phospho-sugar mutase, translated as MTELSPKALETLTRWLQDPSVDENTKAELNLLANEKQELEERFYRDLEFGTGGLRGVIGAGSNRINRYTVGRATQGFANYILEQHTGEGRPSVVIAHDSRRFSPEFTLEAALVLAGNGIEAHLFPSLRSTPQLSFTVRHLKASGGVVITASHNPPEYNGYKVYNAEGGQLVPDEAEKVISYILEVDSFNGVKRISREDAESQGLLHWLGEKEDEAFTDTVAAVSVAREEIASTLGKDFKIVYTPLHGTGNLPVRSVLKKIGFTQVHVVPEQEQPDSEFSTVKSPNPEEREAFTLAIKLGEELNADLLIGTDPDADRMGAVVRDNEGNFVVLSGNQSGALMIHYYLSRLQEQGKLPKNGAVVKTIVTSEMGAAVAEHYGATVFNTLTGFKYIGEKMTQFEQSGEYTYLFGYEESYGYLAGNYARDKDAVLASMLIAEAGAYYKAQGKTLYDVLQELYSKFGFFLESLESRTLKGKDGVAQIQAIMDDWRSNPPQEIAGASVSEVLDYSLGLNGLPKENVLKYLLSDGSWFCLRPSGTEPKIKVYFAVRGESLQNAKDKVAALTQQVMARVDGK; from the coding sequence ATGACTGAATTAAGCCCGAAAGCGCTAGAAACATTGACACGTTGGCTGCAGGACCCTTCTGTGGATGAGAACACGAAGGCAGAACTTAACCTTCTTGCGAATGAAAAACAGGAACTGGAAGAACGCTTTTATAGAGATTTGGAGTTCGGCACAGGCGGATTGCGCGGGGTTATCGGCGCAGGCAGCAACCGGATCAACCGATATACAGTAGGCCGGGCCACTCAAGGTTTCGCTAATTATATACTGGAGCAGCATACTGGAGAAGGCAGACCTTCCGTAGTCATCGCGCATGACTCCCGCCGCTTCTCACCCGAATTTACGCTGGAGGCAGCCCTTGTGCTGGCCGGCAACGGTATTGAGGCGCATCTGTTTCCATCCCTGCGTTCGACGCCGCAGCTTTCCTTTACTGTCCGTCATTTGAAGGCGTCAGGTGGCGTTGTTATCACAGCAAGCCATAACCCGCCGGAATACAACGGCTATAAAGTTTATAATGCTGAAGGTGGACAGCTGGTGCCGGACGAGGCGGAGAAAGTCATTTCCTACATATTGGAGGTTGATTCCTTCAATGGTGTAAAGCGGATTTCCCGTGAAGATGCAGAAAGTCAAGGCTTGCTGCATTGGCTGGGAGAGAAAGAAGACGAAGCTTTTACAGATACAGTAGCTGCTGTGAGTGTTGCCCGTGAAGAGATCGCTTCTACTCTTGGCAAAGATTTCAAGATTGTGTACACTCCGCTGCATGGAACGGGCAATTTGCCGGTCCGCAGTGTACTGAAGAAGATCGGCTTTACGCAGGTCCATGTGGTGCCAGAGCAGGAGCAGCCGGATTCTGAGTTCTCGACGGTGAAATCACCGAATCCCGAGGAGCGGGAAGCCTTTACCCTGGCTATAAAACTTGGCGAAGAATTGAATGCCGACCTGCTGATCGGTACCGACCCTGATGCAGACCGGATGGGGGCCGTCGTACGGGACAATGAAGGGAACTTCGTTGTTTTATCTGGTAACCAGTCCGGGGCCCTGATGATCCATTACTACCTGAGCCGTTTGCAGGAACAAGGCAAGCTGCCGAAGAACGGTGCTGTTGTCAAGACCATCGTGACGAGTGAAATGGGCGCAGCGGTTGCCGAGCATTATGGCGCTACTGTATTCAATACGCTGACCGGCTTCAAATATATCGGGGAGAAAATGACCCAGTTCGAACAGTCCGGGGAATACACGTACCTCTTCGGTTACGAAGAGAGTTATGGTTATCTTGCCGGCAATTATGCCCGGGACAAGGATGCCGTTCTGGCTTCCATGCTGATTGCAGAAGCTGGGGCGTATTACAAAGCTCAAGGCAAGACGCTTTATGATGTGCTTCAGGAGCTGTACAGCAAGTTTGGGTTCTTCCTGGAAAGTCTGGAATCACGGACGTTGAAGGGTAAAGACGGTGTAGCCCAGATTCAGGCAATCATGGATGACTGGCGCAGCAATCCCCCGCAGGAAATCGCAGGTGCTTCTGTAAGCGAGGTTCTGGATTACTCTCTGGGGCTGAATGGCCTGCCTAAGGAAAATGTGCTGAAGTATCTGTTATCCGACGGCTCATGGTTCTGCCTGCGGCCTTCCGGTACAGAGCCGAAGATCAAGGTGTACTTTGCGGTTCGCGGTGAATCGCTCCAGAATGCCAAGGAT
- the fabZ gene encoding 3-hydroxyacyl-ACP dehydratase FabZ: protein MLDINQIQEIIPHRPPFLLVDKITEIEMGKRAVGIKNVTVNEPFFTGHFPGYPVMPGVLITEALAQVGAVAILGLEANRGKIGFLAGLDGFRFRGQVVPGDTLTLEVEITRLKGSIGKGQATAKVEGKIVASGEIMFALS, encoded by the coding sequence ATGCTGGATATCAATCAAATTCAAGAAATAATACCCCATCGGCCTCCATTTCTGCTGGTGGACAAAATTACAGAAATAGAAATGGGCAAACGGGCTGTCGGCATCAAAAATGTGACGGTAAATGAACCGTTCTTCACCGGTCACTTTCCGGGTTATCCGGTAATGCCCGGCGTTCTGATTACAGAAGCTCTTGCACAGGTAGGCGCCGTAGCTATTCTGGGACTTGAAGCCAACCGGGGCAAAATCGGTTTTCTGGCCGGACTGGACGGTTTCCGTTTCCGTGGCCAGGTAGTACCGGGAGATACGCTAACGCTTGAGGTGGAGATTACCCGGCTTAAAGGCAGCATCGGAAAAGGCCAAGCCACCGCGAAGGTGGAGGGCAAGATTGTAGCCTCTGGCGAAATTATGTTCGCGCTCAGCTAG
- a CDS encoding DNA-directed RNA polymerase subunit beta: MSRQDNKKPEEDQRQPVKKRGVSIWAIIQWIMIPLLLVAALASGLVVGYVVLGKKEFSDVLLWSTWKHVYDLVFAP; the protein is encoded by the coding sequence ATGAGTCGTCAGGACAATAAGAAACCGGAAGAAGATCAACGGCAGCCGGTGAAGAAGCGTGGAGTATCCATATGGGCCATTATCCAGTGGATTATGATTCCCTTGCTGCTTGTAGCTGCGCTTGCGAGTGGTCTTGTGGTCGGTTACGTCGTTCTAGGCAAAAAGGAATTCAGTGATGTGCTTCTGTGGAGTACCTGGAAGCATGTATATGATTTGGTGTTCGCACCTTAA